The Lycium barbarum isolate Lr01 chromosome 4, ASM1917538v2, whole genome shotgun sequence nucleotide sequence GTGTGATCCATGACCATAACTTCAAATTGGATTCTATCATaaagtaaaaaaatataatttcaagTTTAATAAGTGGCACCACGGGCCCAAAATATGTTAatcattttatttttatgcacTAATAAGACTTCTCGAACATGTGTAAACATCATTTGAACAATCATATTCCAAGCCTAAACGTGGTAATCTTTACAACTTTAGATACATAAACTTAAAAATATTTCGaggaaataataaatgaagttcGGGAAATGTTCATAGAGTAGTATAGTCTTTAAAATTTCATATATATAAATGGTAATTATATGTCTTTATTGTATGATATAATCTATGGTATAAGATCCTCctcctatttttatttttacgcGAACAAATTAGTTTCATAGTAGTTTCAGCAGTTGAGTTGAGTAATGTAAGTGTAAACGTCTTTTAGTATTTCTTTAAAGGTTGAATATTTGTCGATGCTATGTTTATCAGTAATACCTGAGAATAAGTTGGGTGGATCTTTCGCACTGAATGCAGTAGATTGGCCTTGGTGTAGTAGTTCTTAAAAATGGCAATTTACAATCTGAGCacgctgatacgctcaaattacacctattaatggcgtaaagcggacgttgtcaaatatagtaacccaacaaggttggggtcgaatcccacagggaatatggagagaaaagagtataatcgtatgcgataccggtctttaaatgctttaatcctattccggatagtttgaattgattgttgaataatgtaatttaatactttgacttaaaatgtaattaatgtgagagagagagactaaggttgtgttccccaatttgattagatattatgcttcaggtttcaaagtgatatacttctaatggttgttctatgaatatgcacttggtctcttaaagacttcttaatgtttcccaacagttaagcagtatttcctctttatgattcttccgaaaataaaagagttacaatcgaagagcgaccaatgatgccaatttagacttattcttattcctaagttagtctattaaatgagggttaacgcctcgagtcattgttattcaatcttaccaatattgactctctttcccaagaaaagtcaatataatggcttcggctaatgcttgcaatcattacccaacgttacaactcaaagatagaataaataacaacaaccattatgcatatatcaataatagaaactcattcacataatacccatcatgggattcacaaccttagaattgaaattagttactcataatgtttcttgacagaaaaagcttaaagattaacataatacacttacaatactaatacaagatggaatgagagtgaagttgttgccttaaatgctccaaccacttcaagattaaaaacctagggtttatgcctctaaaataaaatctgaattctgaattaaaaccctacattatgtatttatagagccaaaaatcgcgccaagtttctggacaaaaatgcccttacgccgcattgttacggaccgtaactcaggttacggtccgtctttcatttcgtcatttgaccactttgacgttacggccaccatgcgacggaccgtaccctgtgttacggtccgtccttctgaagcgtaagtggtgacaattacttggcaactctctggaattttggatgatgttacggtgaagggttacggatcgtaacatgagttacggaccgtaacactaaaccgtaacactgaaggttttattgaaactctctggaaatttagctcatgttacggtgacatgttacggaccgtaacatgagttacggaccgtaacactccaccgtaacactgatggtttcaatgaaaactttctggaaattcaggccctgttacggttcaaaggtacggaccgtaacatgagttatagaccctgttacggtccgtaacatgagttacggagcgtcgcttagctccaatttgtccgttttttcagcattacttctcatttccgatccttagttaatcaaccctataaaacacaaaaataacataagaaacaatgtaaaaacacttaaaatcaagcaacatgtctagttacaaaggcataaaatgtgctaaaattcacggcacatcacacGCCATGGAGCAGAAATGTTGGTCTTCATTTATCAGTGAAAGTTGACCGTCAATATAGAATATTTGTCCCTGTAAATTAACAAATTGATTTAGCTTTTGTTGAGTGAAAAAATAGTGGCAAAGAACTTCACTATTGTTTTATACAAATTGATTTAGCTATGTAAGAAACTTTTAAATTCTCATGCAAACGATCAAGAATTGTCATCCTAGTATGCTGACACATAAAAATATAAGTTTTGACCCAGTTTATTATAACCAAAATGAAGACAGATCATTTTCAAAAGCTCAATTGTGCCCCTTTTTTTTCTGTTTAATGAAGGCAATTTAAAAGCTTACAACATAGTTATTCCAGTGAGCCAACAGATGAAGATTAATAGGGTTTTCTTTTCAATTCTAAAATATATTATTTCCTTTCTCTAAAAAACAAATATGCAATAAATAATCTCTGAATAAGAACTCATCAGAACAAATGTTTCAAATGGAAATAATAAACAACTTAGTAATTTTTATACTGATACTATTAATCTTAAAAGTTTTGCGCCCCGTGTTAAAGTTTTAAACAGAATGTACCTGTGGCTGCATTTGGATATCGGATATGAATATTGATTCTTCTTCAAAGGGAACAAAAAGAAGAGTGCCTTCTGGGGACATGCTTCTAGCTGTGTACTCAATGAGTTGTCGTTGAATTGTTTTGGCCCTGCAAAAAAGGTAGTTTCAAAAATGTTGTTACGTCTGAGTTGAATCCTGTAAAATTAAGACACTCATGCATATTTTTGAAGAGTCTAAATAAGTTATCGGAAACAACTGTTATAAAAATTGTATTGTCATTACCATGCAGCTAATGTGGTAGCTTGTGGATATGTGGGATGTAAGAGTATTGTTGTGTTGTATCTGCTCCATATCCCTGCATGGATATGGATATTTATTTTTGGTTAATTGTTAAGTGTTTAGGGGGGAAAAAACCATAATTCTTCATGTATTTTACCTGATGATGATTTTACCACTCTTCTAGCCAGGAAGACGGGATAGTGTTTCACTTTCTCTGAAAGTTCATTTCCATAATGTTCGACAGAGTCCTCCCAAAGTGTTAGCTTTTTAGGCCTTTTTCTGTGGATGATACAAAGCAGATGTTTAACCATTTGAATTGATGTAAACTTCATCAAAAGAAATTGACTATGGTAAAGAGAAAGTTCTATTCATGATCAACTAAtcctttttttatttatatagtaAAATATACACATTTGAAGTAGATcgaaaatacattttaaaatctACAGCGACTCATTAATGACTTGCTCGAAACAATTATGTGAACCGTAATTCGGTCAGTCTCAATTATCTATTTCAAAGTTCTGAAATCTGATTTCAATTTTATTGTGTGGAACAGATGTTTTTGCAAATAATTGCTACCATCAGAATATAAAATGATGTAAAAACAAGTGAATATTGAAATTAGTTAGTTGGGCAATAGTCAAGATAGTATAGACTTACTGAGTATCCATAATGATGAATTCCTGAAATTTCTTCCCATTTGATGCGTTACTTGCAAGTCCAGCATTAATAAGTAGTCCAAGGACATATTTAGATTAAAAAACAATAAATGAATAAGTAAAAAATAGAGTGTGAATTTGCAAATGAGATATTGAAGGTTTTTTAGTTACCAAATTCAAAATCTTTCATTTGATGCTCAATAGCCTCAAAAGGGGTGATAGCCAATCGTGTTGGCGGTGGTAGTGGATTATCTGGAGGAATGACTTTTTCAATTGGTTCAACAATAGTATTTCTGTCAATTGTCCAAATGTATTTGTTGAATGGATTAGCATATGCAGGATTCGGTTCTTTTACTTGTGCAACTGACAGCAGGTATGTTTGGAATGGTTTGAAATACTTGTCAAACTGCATTATATCAACATTCCAAATGATGGCTTGAATTTGATTTTCCTGTAATCAAATAGCACATAAGATTGTGATTAAATTGTGGAAACATGTATAGTTTGTAGAGTGTAAAAGCGGTAAAGGCACCTCTTCGTCTTGCAAAAGCATCAGTTGGTATTTTCCACTTTTGTCTTTCTTGTCTCTGGGAGGATATTTATCTACTACTTGAATTTTGCATATCCATTCCTCAGTTTTTGGAGTGATTGACTTGATAGTAGATTTAACTGCCATCTCAATCTATTTTGCAATTACGTAACAAACAGATGTCAATACAATATATGTTATATTAAAAAATGATAGCAATGACAATGTTCTATACACTACCAAAAGGTAAATAACAACTATTGTGTTGTATCAAATGATAGGCTCAATCCACAGAAAAAGCCTTTTCAATCACTTCATCATAGACTACATTATAAGTAGAGTGATCGTCGTTGTCCTCAGCTGTAGACGGTCTAATTAATACTTTGACACAGTTAGAATTTTTGGCTCGTGATAAAGCGACATATAATTGACCATGGGAAAATGGTGGCTCACGTAGGTAAATACCAACAAAATCTAACGTTTGACCTTGTGCTTTATTTATAGTCATGGCGTAACATAATCGTATTGGAAATTGTGTTCTTTTAAACTGAAGAGGTAATTTTTCATCTTGCGATGTTAGGAgagggattcatggaatgaaTACATGTTTGTTTTTAAAATCACCACTTGATATTGTTGCACTGATGATATGACTTTTGAAATCGTTACATATTAATCTAGTTCCATTACATAGACCATCACAAGGATTTAGATTACGTAATAACATAATTGGACAATTTTTTTGTAATGTCAACTTGTACGGAGGTAAACTTACAGGATTTAAACTGTGCATGAAATCTTCATATTCGCTTTGATCTTTTGGATCAATTGTTTCATCAATAGccaaataaatttttggaggggTTGGGTATTGTGTTATTAACATATTGTTAATTTCATCAACAAAGTCATTTTTTGTTGTTAAAATAGCGCGAGAAGTAATAAATGAAGCATCTGAATGATGTACATGTAAGTTGGGATAAGTAACTCTAAATAAAAGTTGCAATGATTCTTGTTCGGAAGTAAATGGAATAATTAAAGAATGAGGAATTGTAATTTTTCCTTGAGTATTTTTCTTTTCGCTTCCATTACCAATTCGCATTAGGTATTCGCAGAAAGCAGGATCTGTTTTTGCACGCATATTTTCTGTTAATTGCAATTTTTCAAGTTGATTCCAAATATCATAGCACAATAAACTCTCACGAATAAAATCTTCTTTTTTCCCACTACGTACAACGGGAAGGGTCTGTCTAAAATCACCGCTAAAAACAACTACTTTTCCACCAAATAGTATATTTGTCTCCATTAAATCTTTTAAAAGTAAATCTAAAGCCTCAACCATTTTCTTTTTTGCCATTGAGATTTCATCCCATACAATTAACTTAGCGTCTCGAATCAAAGAAGCTAATGAACTTTGTTTGCTTATATTACAATTAAAATTTTCTTCAATGTCAATAGGTATTTTAAAGCGTGAGTGAGCAGTTCGACCACCAGGAAGGAGTGAAGCTGCAACACCTGAGCTTGCTGTAGCTAAAGCTATGAACCCGTTATGTCTAACAATAGCTAATAAAGCACAATATAAGAAGCTTTTGCCTGTTCCACCGGGGCCATCAATAAAGAAAGCACCCGATTTGTTTGAAAATATTCTTTCAAGTATGACATGGTAAGCTCCTTTTTGctcattatttaattttttttctaataaTAAATCTTGTTCACTAACTTTAATACTTCTTTCGAAATGAACATCTTTAGCTTCTTTTTCTATCTCAGGGGGTTTTATCATTTCTGGTATAAGTTGGAATTCGTTGATATCATGACCCATTGAATGTAAAATATCATTAATATGATTTAATACTCTAAAACGTATATCTCGTGTGCCTAAGTTGGTATATTTATAAAAATCCTCAGACAATGGTTTCTCAAATTTTTCCCACAATTCTCTTGGATTAGTAGGATTGCAATAAATTAATAATGTAGCAAATAAATGCCTCAGACTGTATGGCATTCGATAGCTTATAGCTTCAGACATACATCCTTTCAAATTGTTATCGCAAAGTAAGAATCCTCTTTTTTCAGCTGATTCTCGAAATGTATTGTATAATATTCTATTTACAGTTCACAAATCTTCATAAGATTTTGGTCCTCTAACATTCATTAGTAGAAGTCTAAGATAATATCTTTCTCCTTCTGTTGGATGACATGTTACAACACGACCAATAACTTTTCTTTGCTTGCGACGGGACCATGTTTTATCTGTTGACCACACAAAGTATTCTGGAAATTCTAGATATAGTAAATTAAGGTTTTAAGCATCTTCATCTTCAGCATTCATCAAGAAGAATTCTGTCAACATTGTTTTTCCGATCGTAGGATTATTTAGAATTTTAGTAATGTTATCAGTACTTTTGAAGGAAACaaattgttgtccttctaaatgtACTCGAAGGTGATATACACTTGGAATCATTTCACTGATATGAAAAGCAAAtatatgtcacaccccattttaaccgggttgatttagggagtatgacgtattggtgattcctgtttatttgtttcaaggagtcgccacctaattaatttaatggtgaattaggacacctaaatattaactaaggtaaagttaaaactaaacctccgttaatggtctgctaaccagtgtgattctaggtaagggctctatattatcctaaagggaaggtgttaggcatcctttagaatccgttaactacggttatccggccaaacttaggttaattaattatattgaaatataatgtttaaattttaaaatgatTCACAAATGTTTctaaaattttaaaaggaaaataatattagtgaaaataagatttacaaaaaatttaatatgaaAGAAAACTTGAAATTCCATTTTTTAAATAGGACTTATAAATAccgctaagactttaaatgaaaatacTAATGATAttatttgaaataatacttgtagaaaatataataatgtgcGTAAGAGAAGATTCTAAAAATTAAATGAAACTTGAAATTATCGACGAagccttaaataaaaaaataatatttaataaaatttataggaaatgtgataatttgcatgaaataaaacttataagcattgttaagataaaatgtcatttaaagaagatttacaaatgtggctaaactttaaaataaaacgctatttaatataagattttataaaatatgataatttgcccataaataatagctgttAAGAAGAGATTTGGCAGTTTTGCACTTTGAATAAATCGTATTATTTGATTATaacaatgtagaaaaatctaagcttataaataagattcaaaaggaagtgagttttctttatcATTTTTTCTATAAAATATgggtgattgattcaaacttgaaagggttatttataaaatatgcttgaatttatatttgtgtattagtggtgttttgaaattaagataacaagagataaaatatgatttctttaactaaaaaaaaaatattaatttatactatcaattattttagaagtaaatattatagattctataaataactttaatgtgaaaagaagaaaatgaagcttATGAGATtaattattagtcttctttaaactaactacccattactaaactaaatctattaactcattaaggtttatataaactaaataaaaaacaaacaattagtatacaaattaaatgcacaaaataaataaaggagagaTAATTAaaaatgggctcaacccatattttaagaaaggctGCTGTTAAATGGATCTGACCCATTTGGGCCACTGCTGCAAACActatatgggccttggcccagcaATTTTTATTTTTCTGCTGCGGAATAAGGACTGATCGGGGACGGCTCGAGATGATTATGTTggacttttagcccaacaccgaatgcggggagaaacgagtccctcggattcgTATGTGAGGTTCATGCAAAAGATAAAAGGAAAAAAGGATTAGTGTATAATCAATAAATAAAGTTATTTATAATGTAAATTTCAAAACAAGCAAATCAGCGACttgtgtatatattatgtatattcgACTATGCACCACGTACACATAATCGCACAGGTTTCAGCTCACTTTTTTGGAATATTTTAAATGACTACACTAAATGTCTGCAATCTTCTACTGGACTTCCATTCCATTACCTGGCTTTCAAATGTTAAACAAACTATAATCTTAAGGAAAGTGGACGGCAATGACACAGGCTGAACATGATCAAATGCATGTATAATGACCATGGTTGGGGAAGGGCAATATCTTATCGTTCTCTGTTTCTTTCTAAATTAATATAGGCCTATCCATTGTTTGGTTATGCTTTAATGCCTTAAAGAAACTTCCCCAAACCTcaacagacaaaaaaaaaataaaaaaaaatacacttcCGACAGACAAGAGAAAAATACAAGACTCAAAACTTAGTTAAAAGAAAATCACCAACTTCCCAAGTTGAGCAAACAAGTTAGACAACCTTGAGTGTAATTTTACACAAATTATGATACTGAGCAGACAGACCCAATGACTAAACATAGCTTCTTGCCAACTACTACATTAGGCAAATAAATTAACTAGCCAAACATAACTCATTCACACCAGCTACAATATTAAGCAGAACAAACTACCCAACTAAATATATATCAAAACAACCATGACTGCAtagaaacccaaaaaaaaaaaaaaaaaaccaaataaATAAGGAGATGTATCAGATCTGCTCCACTTTATTAAACTTAAGGAAGGATATATATACTCAGGTATATATTGGACAACAAAGACTTGTTCGAAACATGGAAGATAATTTAGGTTAAGAACACATTAAGCCATAATAAGCATTCAACTCCTAAATTTAATCAAACCAATCATAGCATTACATCTACCATAATAATAGACCAATAGAACCAATATTCAGACAGATGATAATCAAAACTAGACTAACACATATTGGCAGTCAGATTCAAGACTTAACATATCGGGACTCTACGTTAGATTATTCAACTAACACAAGATACATGCTTAACATGGACAGATTACATGATGCTCTCGGATGCGTTTAAACTAATAGGATTACTATAAGTATAATGCAAACTAAATATCAATCAAGAAACTTCAAACATGGCTCCAAACTGGACCAGAACACAATGAAGGCAGACAAAACCTCCTAGATGAGATTAAGGACCTAAACTTTCTTCCCTTTAAAGTAGGAGGTGAAATAAGAATGCCAAGCATAAACATATGACCAGACAGAATGAGAATCAATCTTTAAAGTAGGAAATCTGGATACTTGTTTCTTATCAAAGAAGACCTGTTAAAATATGCACAACATCACATTAGATTTATTTAACTAGTCAGCTTCAATTCTAAATGATTCTCTGAATCTGCCATAGTTCAGAATCCAAAAGAGAGTAGCACAGTTATTGGAAGCAACATACTTAAGTTGGAAACGATACTAAAataaattctttaaaaaaaaagaaaggaagagagCAGGTTATTTATTGAGACAGAACCAGATGGGGGATCAAACTAATAACATGCACTCAATCCTATAATTTGAGTTAAAACAAGCCAAACCAGGTCTTGAATTTATACATTAACACAGCCttgttcatgattttttttttttggtaaatgaaACAAAGTGCATAAATGCCTTACTCTCACAAACCAAGCAGAAAATTAAATGTCTCTACCCAAATTCTAATATATGCTATTGAAACTAAACGAAACTAACCTGATTACCACATTTTCCATGGAACAGAACTGAAACTCCAGATAAAAAGAAAGGAAATCTAAACTGGGCACTAGGGAACAAAAGACAACACAATCATATAAACATTGCCTCTCCTCTATATAACTAAATCAGGCAAACTAATCACACCACCGGCTACAAACCAAGATTTACTGATTCAAATTAAGCGAATAACCATTATGAATTGAACTAATAGCAGGCACACCATATgagggatacttggacttcatatacACATACCGACGCATGCTGAACTTATGAAACTACACACCTAATCTACACAGAAACTGACATAACATTTATTAACATTAACAAACTATTAGACTAACCTATCAATTAACTAACAAACGCATAAAGCATATAAACGCATAGAACAAACAGGAGAGTACTTAAATTACCGATAAATGAATAGAAGGAGAGAGGTTTACTGACCTTCTTCAAATGCAGCGAAATGGGGCTCGAGCTTCCGATGTACCTCgaaacactttgaaattcgaacttgcgtatgctcggattCAAACGAACACCCACAGCAAAAACAGAACAGGATTTAATTTTGTGACGATATC carries:
- the LOC132637054 gene encoding uncharacterized protein LOC132637054, with protein sequence MDTQKRPKKLTLWEDSVEHYGNELSEKVKHYPVFLARRVVKSSSGIWSRYNTTILLHPTYPQATTLAAWAKTIQRQLIEYTARSMSPEGTLLFVPFEEESIFISDIQMQPQGQIFYIDGQLSLINEDQHFCSMACDVPCNLSVSACSDCKLPFLRTTTPRPIYCIQCERSTQLILRIQFEVMVMDHTGSTVASISDQSATKMLNLTVQEIYDICHAQVLPTSFWSTSFCQCTVKPLSFCRKTAFLKSYITTICDPPALKRYFVNHGVAQLQHAGLLLRKYFFCKYVV